The following are from one region of the Platichthys flesus chromosome 2, fPlaFle2.1, whole genome shotgun sequence genome:
- the LOC133967677 gene encoding sodium- and chloride-dependent GABA transporter 2-like isoform X3 — protein sequence MLAVAGTLVGLGNLWRFPYLCYKNGGGAFLVPYVLFLLTCGIPMFLLETAMGQFTSQGCITCWRHFCPLFEGIGYATQVVIAYAAVSYIVIQAWAFFYLFSSFSAEIPWASCRNTWNTESCVEFDKTNVSSNWTANATTPATEFWERRVLGISQGIEEVGSLRWELALCLLLAWILCYFCVWKGVRSTGKVVYFTATFPYVMLVVLLARGLTLPGAIDGIAFYLYPDPTRLVDPQVWMDAGAQVLFSFGICQGSLTALGSYNQFNNNCYKDTFVLCLVNGLSSFVAGFAIFSVLGFMSHEQGVPISEVAASGPGLAFIAYPRAVAMMPFPQLWSICFFVMVILLGADTQFVSLECLMTSVTDMFPTVFRRAYRRELLLLCLCTVCFFLGLLLVTEGGLYFLQLFDHYVCSGNNLLLLSVCQSIAIGWIYGADRLYDNIEDMIGYRPWPLMKYCWLYVTPGVCLGTFIFSLVKYKPLKFNKTYTYPTWAYALGWCLGLFCVLLIPLWIIFKLTQMKGTISQNLMQLCRPENETQNTENQPEQCPLNPDNTPTPAATEYKGSGGSEMEMQV from the exons ATGCTGGCGGTGGCAGGGACCCTGGTCGGACTGGGAAACCTCTGGAGGTTCCCCTATCTGTGTTACAAGAACGGAGGAG GTGCATTTCTTGTTCCATATGTCTTGTTTCTGCTCACCTGTGGTATCCCTATGTTCCTCCTGGAGACGGCCATGGGACAGTTCACGTCTCAGGGCTGCATCACCTGCTGGAGGCACTTCTGCCCCTTGTTTGAAG GGATCGGGTACGCTACCCAGGTGGTGATTGCATACGCTGCCGTGTCTTACATCGTCATCCAGGCTTGGGCCTTTTTCTACCTCTTCTCATCTTTCAGTGCCGAAATTCCATGGGCCAGCTGCAGAAACACCTGGAACACAG agtcTTGTGTTGAAtttgataaaacaaatgtttcctcCAACTGGACAGCAAATGCAACAACACCTGCAACAGAATTCTGGGA gagaCGAGTACTGGGTATATCTCAAGGGATTGAGGAGGTTGGGAGCCTGAGGTGGGAGTTGGCCCTGTGTCTCCTGCTGGCGTGGATCCTGTGCTACTTCTGTGTTTGGAAAGGAGTGAGATCCACTGGAAAG GTAGTTTACTTTACAGCCACTTTCCCATACGTGATGTTGGTGGTTCTGTTGGCTCGAGGACTCACTTTACCAGGAGCCATAGACGGCATAGCTTTCTACCTGTATCCTGACCCTACAAGGTTGGTGGACCCTCAA GTTTGGATGGATGCAGGTGCACAAGTTCTATTCTCTTTTGGCATATGTCAGGGGAGTTTGACCGCTCTGGGTAGTTACAACCAGTTTAACAATAACTGTTACAA aGATACATTTGTTCTCTGTCTGGTGAACGGCCTGTCCAGTTTTGTGGCAGGGTTTGCAATCTTTTCCGTTTTGGGATTCATGTCGCATGAACAAGGAGTGCCCATATCTGAAGTCGCTGCCTCTG GACCTGGGTTGGCATTTATTGCTTATCCACGTGCAGTTGCCATGATGCCTTTTCCTCAGTTATGGTCTATATGCTTCTTTGTCATGGTCATCTTGCTGGGAGCAGATACACAG TTTGTGAGTCTGGAGTGCCTGATGACATCAGTGACGGACATGTTTCCCACAGTGTTTCGAAGAGCTTATCGTCGGGAGTTGCTGCTCCTGTGTCTCTGCACTGTGTGCTTCTTTCTCGGCCTCCTCCTTGTGACAGAG GGGGGCTTGTATTTCCTTCAACTCTTCGACCATTATGTTTGCAGTGGCAAcaatcttctcctcctgtcagtgtgtcagtCGATAGCGATTGGATGGATATACG GCGCAGACCGTCTCTATGACAACATTGAAGACATGATTGGTTATCGTCCATGGCCACTGATGAAGTATTGCTGGCTCTACGTTACCCCTGGTGTTTGTCTG GGCACCTTCATCTTTTCTTTGGTGAAGTACAAACCTCTCAAGTTCAACAAGACCTACACCTACCCGACCTGGGCCTACGCCCTTGGCTGGTGTCTTGGACTTTTCTGCGTTCTCCTGATTCCACTGTGGATCATCTTCAAACTTACTCAGATGAAAGGAACAATATCTCAG AATCTCATGCAGCTTTGCCGTCCTGAAAACGAGAcgcaaaacacagagaaccagccTGAGCAATGCCCTCTGAACCCAGACAACACGCCGACTCCTGCTGCCACCGAGTACAAGGGCAGTGGTGGATCTGAGATGGAGATGCAAGTGTGA
- the frs3 gene encoding fibroblast growth factor receptor substrate 2, which translates to MGSCWSCLYRDPIRDNHLTKFKVTNVDDEGNELGSGIMELTQTELILHTRKRDAIRWPYLCLRRYGYDSNLFSFESGRRCQTGQGIFAFKCSRAEEIFNLLQELMQCNSINVVEESMMMSRSGHTPEMEMARTPQTPNTPAFPVQAFPNGYPGYPIRGDSSQPSLADDHGHSLMGLDDQTHTYVNTVSMEGDLSMRHCVHSLPEVRPGPFTETTRGAMPIGGQGNPQPNLRCCPLEERKDPQVFLQPSSQEVKFMLGPTPAQRHLLERERERERDRHGHNPHNLQPVEGATGSETEGDEPTMHLCNSHSYHHFHHHAHRHPGHKHPDSCQGGELTYENINGLRSGRKQRLSPSSVSQSVGSSSSSSTGDSHSHSLLHPHPHGPSSLPPQGYACERGMGGGHRRTALLNYENLPSLPPVWEYSALQRDDEQEEDDDEQDDEEYEEEEEDFDEYEFSEGPGTPNGYHQDGRIHRDALQNYVNTEQVQPPRLQHACPPHPRPCQTDRGGGIFSFDFGRRSRSGVGGCEHGHMPPSRQLNYIQVDLEGEPPCQALGGGGAQPQPQHQRLPPIKCGAQAPRRSECYAVIDLKKTAAMSNLQKALPRDDGTSRKTRHNSTDLPL; encoded by the exons ATGGGGAGCTGTTGGAGTTGTCTGTACAGAGACCCCATCCGAGACAACCATCTCACCAAATTCAAG GTCACCAATGTGGATGATGAGGGCAACGAGCTGGGCTCTGGCATCATGGAGCTCACACAGACCGAGCTCATTCTTCACACACGCAAGAGAGACGCCATCCGGTGGCCGTATCTCTGCCTGCGACGCTACGGCTACGACTCCAACCTGTTCTCCTTTGAGAGTGGTCGCCGCTGTCAGACTGGGCAGG GAATCTTTGCCTTCAAGTGTTCCCGGGCCGAGGAGATCTTCAACTTGCTCCAGGAGCTGATGCAATGTAACAGCATCAACGTTGTGGAAGAGTCGATGATGATGAGTCGCAGCGGTCACACGCCGGAGATGGAGATGGCCCGCACGCCACAGACTCCCAACA CTCCAGCATTCCCTGTGCAGGCTTTCCCCAATGGATACCCTGGTTATCCAATCAGAGGCGACTCCTCCCAACCCTCTCTTGCTGATGATCATGGACATAGTCTCATGGGTTTGGACGACCAG ACCCACACCTATGTAAACACTGTAAGCATGGAGGGGGATCTCTCTATGCGTCACTGTGTGCACTCCCTACCTGAGGTGCGGCCCGGCCCTTTCACTGAAACAACACGGGGAGCCATGCCCATCGGGGGACAAGGAAACCCGCAGCCCAACCTGCGGTGCTGTCCCCTGGAGGAGCGCAAAGATCCTCAGGTGTTTTTACAGCCGTCCTCACAGGAGGTCAAATTCATGCTGGGCCCCACTCCAGCACAGCGCCATctgcttgagagagagagggagagagagcgggacaGGCATGGGCACAATCCTCACAACCTTCAGCCAGTAGAGGGTGCAacaggctcagagacagagggagatgagCCCACGATGCACCTGTGCAACTCTCACTCCTATCACCATTTCCATCACCATGCGCACCGCCACCCGGGGCACAAGCACCCCGACAGCTGCCAGGGCGGTGAGCTCACCTACGAGAACATCAACGGCCTGAGGAGCGGCCGGAAGCAGCGGCTGAGCCCCAGCAGCGTGTCGCAGTCTGTgggttccagcagcagcagcagtaccgGGGACAGTCACTCCCACTCCCTCCTGCACCCCCACCCTCACGGCCCGTCGTCTCTCCCCCCGCAAGGCTACGCCTGTGAGAGGGGCATGGGTGGGGGACACCGTCGGACAGCTTTGCTGAACTACGAGAACCTGCCCTCTCTGCCCCCGGTGTGGGAGTACAGCGCTCTGCAGCGTGAtgacgagcaggaggaggatgatgacgagcaggatgatgaagagtacgaggaggaagaagaggacttTGATGAGTATGAGTTCTCCGAAGGCCCTGGGACACCCAATGGGTACCACCAGGATGGTCGCATCCACAGAGACGCCCTGCAGAACTATGTCAACACAGAGCAGGTCCAGCCACCCCGGCTCCAACATGCCTGTCCCCCGCATCCCCGGCCATGTCAGACGGACAGAGGGGGAGGAATATTTAGCTTTGATTTCGGCAGACGATCAAGGTCAGGGGTCGGAGGCTGTGAGCACGGCCACATGCCTCCATCACGGCAGCTGAATTACATCCAGGTGGACCTAGAGGGAGAACCTCCCTGCCAAGCCCTCGGCGGCGGGGGTGCCCAGCCCCAGCCACAGCACCAGCGCCTGCCACCCATAAAATGTGGCGCACAGGCACCCCGGCGCAGCGAATGCTACGCAGTCATTGACCTAAAGAAGACCGCTGCCATGTCCAACCTGCAGAAAGCTCTGCCCAGGGATGACGGGACTTCCAGAAAGACTCGCCACAACAGCACAGACCTGCCTCTGTGA
- the LOC133967677 gene encoding sodium- and chloride-dependent GABA transporter 2-like isoform X2, whose translation MEGDFLKGNSLEVPAPDNRLAKKNQLLDRGQWANKLEFMLAVAGTLVGLGNLWRFPYLCYKNGGGAFLVPYVLFLLTCGIPMFLLETAMGQFTSQGCITCWRHFCPLFEGIGYATQVVIAYAAVSYIVIQAWAFFYLFSSFSAEIPWASCRNTWNTESCVEFDKTNVSSNWTANATTPATEFWERRVLGISQGIEEVGSLRWELALCLLLAWILCYFCVWKGVRSTGKVVYFTATFPYVMLVVLLARGLTLPGAIDGIAFYLYPDPTRLVDPQVWMDAGAQVLFSFGICQGSLTALGSYNQFNNNCYKDTFVLCLVNGLSSFVAGFAIFSVLGFMSHEQGVPISEVAASGPGLAFIAYPRAVAMMPFPQLWSICFFVMVILLGADTQFVSLECLMTSVTDMFPTVFRRAYRRELLLLCLCTVCFFLGLLLVTEGGLYFLQLFDHYVCSGNNLLLLSVCQSIAIGWIYGADRLYDNIEDMIGYRPWPLMKYCWLYVTPGVCLGTFIFSLVKYKPLKFNKTYTYPTWAYALGWCLGLFCVLLIPLWIIFKLTQMKGTISQNLMQLCRPENETQNTENQPEQCPLNPDNTPTPAATEYKGSGGSEMEMQV comes from the exons ATGGAGGG GGATTTTCTCAAAGGAAATAGCCTGGAGGTGCCCGCTCCAGATAACAGGCTGGCTAAGAAGAATCAGCTGCTGGACCGCGGCCAATGGGCGAACAAGCTGGAGTTCATGCTGGCGGTGGCAGGGACCCTGGTCGGACTGGGAAACCTCTGGAGGTTCCCCTATCTGTGTTACAAGAACGGAGGAG GTGCATTTCTTGTTCCATATGTCTTGTTTCTGCTCACCTGTGGTATCCCTATGTTCCTCCTGGAGACGGCCATGGGACAGTTCACGTCTCAGGGCTGCATCACCTGCTGGAGGCACTTCTGCCCCTTGTTTGAAG GGATCGGGTACGCTACCCAGGTGGTGATTGCATACGCTGCCGTGTCTTACATCGTCATCCAGGCTTGGGCCTTTTTCTACCTCTTCTCATCTTTCAGTGCCGAAATTCCATGGGCCAGCTGCAGAAACACCTGGAACACAG agtcTTGTGTTGAAtttgataaaacaaatgtttcctcCAACTGGACAGCAAATGCAACAACACCTGCAACAGAATTCTGGGA gagaCGAGTACTGGGTATATCTCAAGGGATTGAGGAGGTTGGGAGCCTGAGGTGGGAGTTGGCCCTGTGTCTCCTGCTGGCGTGGATCCTGTGCTACTTCTGTGTTTGGAAAGGAGTGAGATCCACTGGAAAG GTAGTTTACTTTACAGCCACTTTCCCATACGTGATGTTGGTGGTTCTGTTGGCTCGAGGACTCACTTTACCAGGAGCCATAGACGGCATAGCTTTCTACCTGTATCCTGACCCTACAAGGTTGGTGGACCCTCAA GTTTGGATGGATGCAGGTGCACAAGTTCTATTCTCTTTTGGCATATGTCAGGGGAGTTTGACCGCTCTGGGTAGTTACAACCAGTTTAACAATAACTGTTACAA aGATACATTTGTTCTCTGTCTGGTGAACGGCCTGTCCAGTTTTGTGGCAGGGTTTGCAATCTTTTCCGTTTTGGGATTCATGTCGCATGAACAAGGAGTGCCCATATCTGAAGTCGCTGCCTCTG GACCTGGGTTGGCATTTATTGCTTATCCACGTGCAGTTGCCATGATGCCTTTTCCTCAGTTATGGTCTATATGCTTCTTTGTCATGGTCATCTTGCTGGGAGCAGATACACAG TTTGTGAGTCTGGAGTGCCTGATGACATCAGTGACGGACATGTTTCCCACAGTGTTTCGAAGAGCTTATCGTCGGGAGTTGCTGCTCCTGTGTCTCTGCACTGTGTGCTTCTTTCTCGGCCTCCTCCTTGTGACAGAG GGGGGCTTGTATTTCCTTCAACTCTTCGACCATTATGTTTGCAGTGGCAAcaatcttctcctcctgtcagtgtgtcagtCGATAGCGATTGGATGGATATACG GCGCAGACCGTCTCTATGACAACATTGAAGACATGATTGGTTATCGTCCATGGCCACTGATGAAGTATTGCTGGCTCTACGTTACCCCTGGTGTTTGTCTG GGCACCTTCATCTTTTCTTTGGTGAAGTACAAACCTCTCAAGTTCAACAAGACCTACACCTACCCGACCTGGGCCTACGCCCTTGGCTGGTGTCTTGGACTTTTCTGCGTTCTCCTGATTCCACTGTGGATCATCTTCAAACTTACTCAGATGAAAGGAACAATATCTCAG AATCTCATGCAGCTTTGCCGTCCTGAAAACGAGAcgcaaaacacagagaaccagccTGAGCAATGCCCTCTGAACCCAGACAACACGCCGACTCCTGCTGCCACCGAGTACAAGGGCAGTGGTGGATCTGAGATGGAGATGCAAGTGTGA
- the LOC133967677 gene encoding sodium- and chloride-dependent GABA transporter 2-like isoform X1 gives MNVPLCLNMPRDFLKGNSLEVPAPDNRLAKKNQLLDRGQWANKLEFMLAVAGTLVGLGNLWRFPYLCYKNGGGAFLVPYVLFLLTCGIPMFLLETAMGQFTSQGCITCWRHFCPLFEGIGYATQVVIAYAAVSYIVIQAWAFFYLFSSFSAEIPWASCRNTWNTESCVEFDKTNVSSNWTANATTPATEFWERRVLGISQGIEEVGSLRWELALCLLLAWILCYFCVWKGVRSTGKVVYFTATFPYVMLVVLLARGLTLPGAIDGIAFYLYPDPTRLVDPQVWMDAGAQVLFSFGICQGSLTALGSYNQFNNNCYKDTFVLCLVNGLSSFVAGFAIFSVLGFMSHEQGVPISEVAASGPGLAFIAYPRAVAMMPFPQLWSICFFVMVILLGADTQFVSLECLMTSVTDMFPTVFRRAYRRELLLLCLCTVCFFLGLLLVTEGGLYFLQLFDHYVCSGNNLLLLSVCQSIAIGWIYGADRLYDNIEDMIGYRPWPLMKYCWLYVTPGVCLGTFIFSLVKYKPLKFNKTYTYPTWAYALGWCLGLFCVLLIPLWIIFKLTQMKGTISQNLMQLCRPENETQNTENQPEQCPLNPDNTPTPAATEYKGSGGSEMEMQV, from the exons ATGAATGTGCCTCTGTGTCTGAATATGCCCAGGGATTTTCTCAAAGGAAATAGCCTGGAGGTGCCCGCTCCAGATAACAGGCTGGCTAAGAAGAATCAGCTGCTGGACCGCGGCCAATGGGCGAACAAGCTGGAGTTCATGCTGGCGGTGGCAGGGACCCTGGTCGGACTGGGAAACCTCTGGAGGTTCCCCTATCTGTGTTACAAGAACGGAGGAG GTGCATTTCTTGTTCCATATGTCTTGTTTCTGCTCACCTGTGGTATCCCTATGTTCCTCCTGGAGACGGCCATGGGACAGTTCACGTCTCAGGGCTGCATCACCTGCTGGAGGCACTTCTGCCCCTTGTTTGAAG GGATCGGGTACGCTACCCAGGTGGTGATTGCATACGCTGCCGTGTCTTACATCGTCATCCAGGCTTGGGCCTTTTTCTACCTCTTCTCATCTTTCAGTGCCGAAATTCCATGGGCCAGCTGCAGAAACACCTGGAACACAG agtcTTGTGTTGAAtttgataaaacaaatgtttcctcCAACTGGACAGCAAATGCAACAACACCTGCAACAGAATTCTGGGA gagaCGAGTACTGGGTATATCTCAAGGGATTGAGGAGGTTGGGAGCCTGAGGTGGGAGTTGGCCCTGTGTCTCCTGCTGGCGTGGATCCTGTGCTACTTCTGTGTTTGGAAAGGAGTGAGATCCACTGGAAAG GTAGTTTACTTTACAGCCACTTTCCCATACGTGATGTTGGTGGTTCTGTTGGCTCGAGGACTCACTTTACCAGGAGCCATAGACGGCATAGCTTTCTACCTGTATCCTGACCCTACAAGGTTGGTGGACCCTCAA GTTTGGATGGATGCAGGTGCACAAGTTCTATTCTCTTTTGGCATATGTCAGGGGAGTTTGACCGCTCTGGGTAGTTACAACCAGTTTAACAATAACTGTTACAA aGATACATTTGTTCTCTGTCTGGTGAACGGCCTGTCCAGTTTTGTGGCAGGGTTTGCAATCTTTTCCGTTTTGGGATTCATGTCGCATGAACAAGGAGTGCCCATATCTGAAGTCGCTGCCTCTG GACCTGGGTTGGCATTTATTGCTTATCCACGTGCAGTTGCCATGATGCCTTTTCCTCAGTTATGGTCTATATGCTTCTTTGTCATGGTCATCTTGCTGGGAGCAGATACACAG TTTGTGAGTCTGGAGTGCCTGATGACATCAGTGACGGACATGTTTCCCACAGTGTTTCGAAGAGCTTATCGTCGGGAGTTGCTGCTCCTGTGTCTCTGCACTGTGTGCTTCTTTCTCGGCCTCCTCCTTGTGACAGAG GGGGGCTTGTATTTCCTTCAACTCTTCGACCATTATGTTTGCAGTGGCAAcaatcttctcctcctgtcagtgtgtcagtCGATAGCGATTGGATGGATATACG GCGCAGACCGTCTCTATGACAACATTGAAGACATGATTGGTTATCGTCCATGGCCACTGATGAAGTATTGCTGGCTCTACGTTACCCCTGGTGTTTGTCTG GGCACCTTCATCTTTTCTTTGGTGAAGTACAAACCTCTCAAGTTCAACAAGACCTACACCTACCCGACCTGGGCCTACGCCCTTGGCTGGTGTCTTGGACTTTTCTGCGTTCTCCTGATTCCACTGTGGATCATCTTCAAACTTACTCAGATGAAAGGAACAATATCTCAG AATCTCATGCAGCTTTGCCGTCCTGAAAACGAGAcgcaaaacacagagaaccagccTGAGCAATGCCCTCTGAACCCAGACAACACGCCGACTCCTGCTGCCACCGAGTACAAGGGCAGTGGTGGATCTGAGATGGAGATGCAAGTGTGA